The genome window GAGCCGATAACATCCTTGCCTGCAAGAATGTGCGGAATGGAGCCCGCTTGAATAGGAGTCGGCGTAGTGAAGCCGAACTCGTCGATAGATTTAAGAATAGACTCGTCGAGTGCTAGATCGTGAAACGTCATTTGATGTGTTGTCCTGGGTGAAATGCCCGGCCAACTTACGCATCCGGGTCCAATTAAGAAGTCGCGTAGCGTGCGCGTATTTCTTTGAGAATCAAGGAGAAAGCGTAGCAGCGAAATATCCTCAATCTTACTCCGAATCCTACTCCTACTCTTAATGCCTCAAACAAATGCCTCAAAACCAAGGACTGAGTCAGATTAGGATTAAGACACAAAACCAACCGAACCGACTAAAACGGAAACCCAACCGAGAGGTGTAGGGTGCCTTGCGTATCATGCTTTCTCGGATCAGGATTATGCCCATACTCCAAGCGCAGGGGTCCCACCACGGTTTTATAGTTCAGGCCCAATCCCACCGAATAGACATACTCGGTGCCGTCCTCATAGAAGCCGTCTTGCGAATTATAGAGACCGTCATAAAAGACCACGAGCGAGAGATCCGAATAGAGGCGCTGCTCTAGCTCGATATTGGTCAAAAGATAGGCCTGTGCGCCAATCTCGTCGCCATTGCGATCCAGCGGCGCTGCTTTGCCTTCGCGATAGCCACGCACGGTGTCTTCCCCGCCCATAAAGAAGCGCTCCACAAACGGCACATTACTGCTGGCATCGTCTGTCGACAGAATCGCGCCAGTGCGCATCCCTAGGTGCAGAACCAAACTCTCCGTCAAGGGCAAATGGTATGCACCGTCCAGCTCAACCTTATGGAAGCTGACGTTACCGCCAAAGATTTGATTCGCCAGCTTGTAGCTCGCGGACAATTGATACCCGTGGGTCGGATTCAATGCACTGTCCACCCGGTCATAACTCGCGCGCATCATTAGGCTGGCCACAGTGGCCGAGTCTTTTGAATCAAACAGGTCGGGATTATCACGATCCGCATCTTCATCAGTGAATCCATATTCGGCGGTCAATAAAACCCCTGGATGATTGAGATACGTGGTCGCACCGACGCGCACACCTTGAGTCGTATAATCATAAGAGATCTCCTCACGCTCAAGATGCTCAGCGCGGGCATACCCCGTCACATCGGTGCCGAAAACATAGGGCACCGCATACGTCGCATTCGCTTCGGTGGATTTCATACTCTGCTTCACATTCGCATCATAGCGCTGCGCCGTGCCCCACAGGTTACGCTGTTCCCAGTTCGCACCGACCCGTGCCTGCTCGTAGCTTCCCCAACCAAGCAATAGCCGAAGTTCTTTACGCCGGCTCGCTTCCAATGAAAACACCACCTCTCGCTCGGCTCCCTGCTCCGGCTCATACGCCACATCCACTTCATTAAAAACCCCTAAGCCCATCAAGGCGCGGCGTGTCTCACGCACTTCGAGTAAATTCAAAGGCTTGCCTTCCTGCATCTCGACACGTGGCTCCAACACCGTGCGCCGAACATCCTCCCCCCCCTGAAAACGCACCCCAGTATAGGTCACCTTTTCCCCGCGATTGACCTTAAAAGTAATGTCTCGCACCAATCCCCCCTTCGCATTCACGTCTCCAACGCTAACATCCGCCGTCACGCGCGCATCCGGATATCCCGCCGCATAGGCTTCATTACGTAAATCCCGCAGCTGATCTTGCTCCCAATCTTGAGTCAACAGCGCCCCCGCAGCATCCAATTTCCGTGTTTCACCATCCGAGCCATCCACATTCAATAACACAACGCTCACCTGCCCCACTAGGTGCAATTTCCCCTGATCGATAACAACCGAGGCCTGCACTCCACCGGTCACGTCATCAAGCTCGACATTCGAGCTGACCTGCTTCGCATCTCGATACCCCAGATCCTCCAATGCACCTAGCACACGCCCGATACGTCGTTCAAAATTCGCATGTGTAAACACCCGTGCCGACTCACGATAATACAAGGCACCGCCTGCCATGAAGTAACGATCCACCTCGTTTTTAGGCATCGCATCCACCCCTTCGACCGAAATCGATTCGTAATAATAGCCGATACCGGGCAGCAAATTGTAAACTGCATGCTGCGCAGTAAAACCAACTGGAAGCTGAACCGAGTAGTGCATGCCCCAATGCGCAGTCGTCACCACGTCCCCGGAAGTAAAAGAGCCAGCGACGGCAGGCTTCAGATAGCCCTCACGCTTCATCTGCTCCAGAATTAAAAACGCACAATCTTCCAACGCCGAGACATCCAGCTCATCTCCAGGAATCACATCACGCAAGAAGGCCAAACGCCGCATCAAACTACGATCCTTAAAATACCCTAACCCCTTAACCTCGACATCCTTATGCGCATGCAGTGACAACCCTTGCCCGAGGAGCACGATCAACAGCAGCGGATATAGAACGTATTGCCTCATCGCTTAAACACACTCCACATCAAATCGAGATTATAGGCTTCATGAATATCATAGCCGCCATTGATAGACAGGTCATCCGTCAAGCGATATTGCACGCCAAAGGTATTACCACCATCACGGCCACCGGCCTCTCCCACATCGATCGACAGTCGATCCGCGATTCCGGAATCGACCCCACCCGCGCCCACGCCGAGCAAGCCTTTGCCTAAATAGATACCGACCGCACCCACTCCACCGCCGGAACTACTACCAGTGGCCAACAGCTGAACGATTTCACTATTCGGCAATACCGGCGTTGAACTAAAAGTAACACTCGGATCCTGCAACGACTGCTCCACTTCCATAGTGATCACATACGAAGACACCTGGGCAATACCGCTAAAGTTGAGCTGCACTTCATTCGGCCGAGTGCGCTCAATGGTCGCCGAACCATTATCCAGATCCATCTTCACACTCGGAAACAACACATCCCCCTCTGCCACCCGCAGGCTCCCCAGCAACTCAGGCTTAATAAAAGTGCCCCCAAGCGTCAGATTCGCAGACACACGCGCACGACAATACGGACTCCGCACCCGCAAAAACGCATACCCCTTCCCGACCAAGTCAAATGTCCAATCCGCAATCGAAGGCGTCGTGATCGAAAAATAAGGCGGCTGACTACTGCGCCGACCCTTCACACTCGGTGCAAATGGATCAAACTCCACCAACAAAGTGCTCGGCGTAAAATTCAACTCCCCCGATAACTCCGGCACATCCTCGGCATGCAAGCGCTTCGCAGTCAGATCCACATCGCTACGCAAAATTAAATCCGTCGTGCGCACCAGCGGCACATTCGCGCCCTCAACCCTCAACTCCCACAACGGATGCTCAAAATCAGTTCCATCGATCCATCCAGTAAGCGCGACAGGGCTACTACCGATACGGGCGGATGCCTGCGTCACCGTGAGTTTACGATCAACCAGCGTCAGCTCGCCACCCATTCGATCTATAAGCGGAAACACTGAAGTCGGCCGCATCCCGAAATCCTCAAAGCGCAGATTCCCACTCAGATCCAAGCCCGGTTTCAACTCCAAATGACCGTTGACCGCACCACTCTGCCGGAAAACATCGGGGAACAAATGAATCCATTTCTCTAGTCTCCAATCCAAAAAATCCACACGTCCATACGCGTGCTGACCCAAAGGTGCCCAACTCACACCATGATCATTCAACACCTTCAACGCGTCGCCAGCAGTCACTCCGCCGTGGCCTTGCACCTTGCTCTCATTCACTACCAGCTCAAATTGCTGAATCTGCCAGTCATTCTCATCAATGAGCGCCTGCAGCATCAATTCACTGAACACTGGCAACTTTGCCTCGGTAAAATGATCGCCCAAATCAAGCGCATCGACCCGTAAATCCAGCGTCCCGCCGGGATCGCTTAAAGACCCCGTCACATTCAGATCCAGCGTAGCATCACCGACACCAAGGCCGACTTGCCGCGAGAGCCACTCCGTAAACGCAGGGGTCGTCTGCCCCTTGAGCGCGCCCGATAAGTGCCCGCCTTCAACCGCATCCCAAAACCGACCTCCGTTTTTTAGAATTTGCAATCGAAGCGGCAACGCAATCTGCCCCGACAACTGTGGTTCCTGCTCAAATTGCAACGCCAGTTGCTCGAAACGAATACCAGACTGATCAATCTCGCCCTCCAAATCCAAGCGCAGCACCTCCTGCGACTTCACCTCGCACTGCGCATGCACCTTCACGCTCCCCAACACCTGAGGCTCCAACTGAGACAAGCGCAACTCAAACGCATCAATATTAAACTCCGGCAAAGGCTGCTTCAACCAGTGACTAATACGCGCCGCCGTCATCTTGGTGACGGAAAAGACGAAACCGTCCCCCACGCCCCAATCGATCTCGATGGCATGTCCGCCATCCGCTTCCAGATGCACCGGCTCCACCTGCAGGCGATTCAAAATATCCCCCTCCGTCCGATACCGAACCGTCGCAGGCGCTAGCAAGCTAAACTGTGGGAGCGCCGGATCCGACATCACAAACCGCTTGATTTCGACCGAACACACACCATCCCGTCGCTGCGCCTTCAGATCAATCTCGGTCGTCGCCCCATCACATGTGGCAGAACCTTGCGCCTCATACACCCCACCTGGCATCGAACTCAGCTCACCCGCCAGCACAAACGGCTGAAATACAGGATGATTGACCGTCACCGGATCCAACTGCCCCTGTAAATGCGGCTCATCCCAACTCCCCCACACACGTCCCGCACACTTCAATTCGTCCGAAAAATACTTCGCATCCAACTGCGCGTTCAACCAATCCGCTCCCAGCGCCGCCGTATAATTACAATCCAAAGTGCGCGCCTCCCAATCGGCCACGCCTGACAACTCCACGCGCTCTTCCGGCGTATCAGCCAACAGATCCAACACCAGATGATCCAGACGCACCGTTGAGCCTAAAACTCCACCAGAGACGCTCACCCCCGCAAGGCGATAGTGTTCATAGCCCAAATCCTCTCCCGTCAGATCAAAGGTCAAATCCAGCCCCTTCGCCGAATCTGGAACCACCTGCACTTTTCCCTGCAAAACACCCGTCGCTGGAAACTGAGACTGCTTCGATAAATCCAAAGCAGCCGTCAACTCTGCCCGCGCCGTCACCCCCTTCCCCTTTAAATCAATATTCACTGGATTACTTAACACGGCATCCCCCCACTCCGCATGCACCCGTAGTTGCTCAATCTGTAAAGCCTCCAAGTCACCCGACACCGAGACTTCCGCACTCACGGGCATCGCAGCCTCCACCTGCTCCAACGGCACATCCACGCCCAGCTGCAAACTCGCTTGATAACGCCCATCCTCCCACAACGCATTCAAACCAGAGACATTCAACTCATCCGCCTCGAGCGCCTCTATCCCCGCAAACCAATCTGGATCCACGCGAAAGACCTTCGACTCGATACTGACACGCTGCGGCACTAACTGCCCCACGCCCCAAGTTCCACTCGCGCTTATCGCGTCCTTACCATGCGAAATGACGATCAGTGCCTCCAACGCATCCTCCGTCCCGACTAAACGCGACTTCGCATGCAGCCCCAACTTCGCAACCTCCACATCCAGCAACCACTCCGCCTCAGAGCTCAAATCCCCAGTCAATACAATCGTCTGCGGCCAATACGCGGTCTTCACCGAAGCACCCAGCTTCCCTTCATGCACACGCACCTCGCGCGCCACACAAATAGACTTCGCCCCCATAAAAACCTCCGCCTCATCCAGTGTCACTTCAGGCAACCACAGCTCATACAGCGCCAACTGCTGATTCACTTCTCGGTAGATCGCCACCACATCGGGCGCATCCGAATTCGAAGCCACAGTATCAGCCGACTCCAGAATTCGCACCGTCAACCGCCCCGCAGTCAGCGGGAGATCACCCACGCCCGCGCCGAGAGTGCGCTCCCACAAATACACAGACCAAGCCGGCAGCTCCACAGCATCCACCTCCACAGCCACGCTATCCGAGGCATAACCGACCTGAGTCAGTCGTAGACCACCTCCTTCAGTCATGGATACCGAATCGACTTGCACATCGAACCGCGCCAACACTGCCGGCAACACTGCCGGCAACCACCAGCGACTCGTAAACAGCAGCACAGCCAAGCCAAGCAGCCCGATGAGGCTGCCCCGAATCAACAGGCGTCTGTAGCGATTTCCTTTCACAAAGACTCCTAACCTAAATCGAGATTCAAGCATCACAACTCTAGTTTTACATTGAATTTGCACCCGCTAACGCACAGATCGAAACCGATTTGCAGATGCACTACAAAACAAACACAGCAACGTAGCGGACTAGCGCATGCCACTTCGACCGCACACCCCGAGCCAATGCAGATCAACATAAGCCTCCGAAAGCTTGCACTCACCTTAAAATAACCATTAACTGCCTCGCATGAAATCGTCCTATCGAGGCCGCATCGCACCCACACCCACCGGGCACTTACACCTCGGTCATGCGCGCACCTTTTGGATCGCCATGGAGCGCGCCCGCGAAGCCGGCGGCACACTCATTTATCGAGACGAAGACCTCGACCCCGATCGCTGCAAACCAGAATACGCCGAAGCCGCGATCGAAGACCTACACTGGTTTGGCTGCGAGTGGGACGAAGGCCCTGACGTTGGCGGCTCCGTCGGACCGTATCAGCAAAGCCAACGCATGCCTCTGTTCCTCGACGCATGGGAATACCTGAAAGAAGCCGGCTTCATTTATCCCTGCGATAAGTCCCGCAAAGACGTGACATGGGCCACACAAGCACCACACGGTGACAAAAAAGGCAGCGAAGCCATTTACCCCGAGAATTTACGTCCCCCGATTGGCACAGGAAAAACCGCCACGACCCCTGGCGAAACAAACTGGCGCTTCCGCGTGCCCGACGACCGCAAGATCGAATTCAACGACCTCAGCCTCGGCCCCTGCTCATTCGAGTGCCTACGTGATTTCGGCGATTTCTTAGTGTGGCGCAAAGACGGGCAGCCCGCTTACGAACTAGCCGTCGTCGTCGACGATGCCGCAATGGGCATTACTGAAGTCGTCCGCGGCGAAGACCTCCTCATCTCCACCGCCCGCCAACTGCTCATCTACGAAGCCCTCGGCAAGCCAGCACCCGCATTTTACCACGCCCCTCTACTCTGCGACGCCAACGGACAACGGCTCGCCAAGCGCCACCGCTCCCTAAGCCTACGCGAACTCCGCGAAGCTGGACAAACACCTGAAGCACTCCGCAAGTCCGCCGACTGGTGGTCTGGGTTGGACGACTGACAGACAAAATCCGCTAATTCTGCCGAACGAATGCATTTTCAACTACGAATCCAAGAGCACAGTAAATCACTTCACAGCAGACACTCCGATTCGCGCAGATCCGCGAGATTCGTAGTTAACAGCAGAGCCACAGTGCCGAACACGTGTATTTTCAACTACGAATAACACGAATCTTCACGAATCCAAGAGCACAGTAAATCACTCAACAACAGTCCCCAGATTCGCGCAGATCCGCGAGATTCGTAGTTAACAGCAGAGCCACAGTGCCGAACACGTGTATTTTCTACTACGAATAACACGAATCTTCACGAATCCAAAAGCACAGCAAATCACTCCACAACAGACCCCAAGATTCGCGGAGATCCGTGAGATTCGTAGTTAACTGCAGAGCAACAGCGTTGAATACTACGCTACCTGTTTAATTTGGATTTCAGACTTTTCGCGTTTCAGTCTTTCAGACTCTCAATTTTTCAGCTTTCATAAGTGCCATGCCTACCGAACAACTCGAAGAGATCAATGCACTGAAAGATAAAATCATTCTCTACCTAGTGGAGAACGGCACCTCCATCGCCGTTCAGATACTCGTCGCCGCTCTGATAATCGCGATCGGGTTTTGGTTAGCTAAAAAAATCGCGGGGCTCATCATTAAAGTCTGCGACAAACGCAATATCGACGTCACACTCGCGCGCTTCTTTGCCGGATTCAGCAAATTGATCATCATCGCATTCGCAGTGATCATCTCGCTCAGTCAGATCGGATTCGAGATCACCCCCTTTGTTGCACTCCTTGGTGCCAGTGCCTTCGGCCTCAGTCTCGCGGTTCAAGGCCCCGTATCCAATTACGGTGCTGGTATCGTGCTCATCATTACTCGTCCCTTTGTTGTCGGTGACACCCTCACCATCAACGGCCTCACTGGCATCGTCGATTGCGTGAACCTCGGCAACACACAGCTCATCAACGAAGACGAAGAGCGCACCACCATCCCGAATCGCTGTGTGCTCGGCGAGATCTTCACCAACTCTTACAATTACAGCATTGTCGAAGCCGTCGTCGGTATCGACTACGCTGCGGATCCAGAAGCTGCCATCCAATGCATCACCAAGGCGGTGCAATCCGTCAAAGGCATCTCGCCCGACCGTGCGCCCGACGTCGGCATCGAAGACTTCGGCGACTCCTCCATCAATATCGGCTACCGCGTCTGGGTGCCCACCAACAGCTACCACCGCACCCGCTATACCGTGAACATGGCCGTATTCAAAGCGCTACAAAAGGCAAACATCACCATCCCGTTCCCACAACGCGATGTGCATCTTATTCAGCCTAAGGCTGAATAAGAAATGAATGATAGCTAATGACTGATGGCTAAAATTAAATCCTCGGATCATCACCGATTAGCCATCACTCATTAACCATCACCCATTAGCTATTAGCTATTAGCCATCAATAATCCATGTCAGCCAGTTCCGCATTTAAAATCATCGCCGTCGACGGCGGCGCCGCCACAGGAAAGTCCTCCACCTCCCGTGCGATCGCCGAGCGTCTCAACCTCATGCACGTCGATACCGGCGCGCACTACCGCACGCTCACTTACGCACTACTCGACGCCGGTGCCAATTCCGAGTCCCCCGAAGCAATTCCTGCCCTGCTGGAGTCACTCAAACTCGACACCACCATCAAAGGGCGCAGCGCACTGCTCAGTATTAATGGCCACGTGCCAGCTGATGCCGAGATTCGTTCCCCCGAGGTGAATGGCAACGTCTCTAAATTCGCCGCGATCGAATCTGTCCGTGAATTTCTGTTCAACTATCAGCGTAGCCAGGCCGACGTCGCCCGCGAGCACCCCGAGTTCTCCGGTCTCATCATGGAAGGCCGCGACATTGGATCCATCATTTTCCCCAACGCCGAGTTCCGCTTCTTTCTGTTTGCCGACGAAGCCACCCGCGCCGCCCGCCGCGCCAAAGATGGCCAGACCGACTCCATCGCCGAGCGTGACAAGCGCGACAGCCAGCGTAAGACCGCGCCACTCGTCTGCCCCGAAGGAGCCACACGTGTCGACACCGGCCCGCTACCACTCGAAGGCGTCGTCGATCACATTTGCGGCATCATCACAGAAAATAGAGTCTGAACCGTTAATAAACGTGAATGGACGTTAATCAGACAAAAGAAATAGTGTTTAAAATCGTTGGCGCTGCGATGACCGTCCACAACGCGATTGGGCACGGCCTACGCGAAAAGACCTACGAACGGGCGCTCGTTGTTGAATTTCAGCACGTGGGCATCAACTACGACCAGCAGCACAGATACCCAGTGCTTTACCGAGACGTAAAGGTCGACGAATACATTCCCGACCTAGAAGTGGAAGATTTCATTGTCGTAGATACAAAGGTCGTCACGAAAATCCATGATGACGACATCGGCCAAATCATCAACTACCTCAAGATCACAGGCAAAAGCACTGGTCTCATCTTAAATTTCAAACATCCGAAATTAGAGTGGCGCAAAGTCACCTACAACCCATCATCGCCGTCATAAATTAACGTTTATTAACGTCCATTAACGGTTTAAAAAACAACATTAGCATTTCAGCGTTTCCTAATTTGCTTTGCCATCTACGGCAGACCTCCGTCAGCTTTTCAAAAAATGTCACAACCACGTCCTAAAATTCCGTTTTTTTATGAATGCGTCCGCGTTACCGCAGACTGGTTTTTCAGCACCTTCTACGACTACTCGACGTCAGGCATGCGCAACGTGCCGCTGACAGGAAGCGCGATCTTCGCGGCCAATCACATCAGCTTCTACGATCCACCCGCAATTGGCGCGCAAGTGTATCGTCCGTTTAATTATTTCGCCCGCGACACGCTCTACAAAGGGCTCTTCGGCAAAGCGCTCCTCAAGCTCGAGACGATTCCCGTCGCCCGCAACAACGCCGACGTCAAATCACTCAAAGCTCTTTTCAAAGCACTCAAGAAGCAAGGCGCCGTTGCCATGTATCCGGAAGGCACCCGCTCGGTAGACGGCAAACTCGCCGAGCCCAAGCCCGGCGCGGGCATGATTGCCTGCAAATCAAGAGCGACAGTCATCCCGACCCGCATCTTCGGCACTTTCGAAGCCTACGGCCGCAACCACAAGTTGCCCACTCTCGGCGGTCCGATCCATATCGCCTACGGCAAGCCAATGACCACCGCCGAAATCGACCCCGGCAAAGACCACCCCGAGCGCTACCTAGAAGCCTCCCGCCGCATCATGGCACGCATTGCCGAACTGCAACCTCCCGTTCAAACTATAGTTTGAGGAGCTCACAGGTCGGCAATGCGAATTTCTAATAGCTGATGGCTAATAGCTAAAAACATGAGTAATTTGAAGGACTTTGAAGACATGAAAGTATGGCAAGATGCTCAAGCTCTTGCTTGTGAAGTGTATCAAGACTTCCGCCACACCAAGGACTTCTCCTTTAAAGATCAAATTACACGCGCGGCGGTTTCGGTCTCAAATAATGTAGCAGAGGGAGCCGAACGAAGCACCGCTACCGAGTTTTCTAGGTTTTTAGATATCGCCAAAGGCTCGACAGGAGAAGTTCGCAGCATGTATAGACTCGCCCAACGCCTAAAACTACTTTCACCTGAGATTGTCGAGCAACGAGCGGAACTCTGCTTGGAAATTTCAAAGCAACTCGCAGGCTTTGCAAAATATCTCCGCAAAAAGTAAGCACTTTCAAACAAATCATTTAGCCATTACCTATTAGCCATGAGCAATTTAAACGATCGCTACGCCCAACGCGGCGTCTCCTCCTCCAAGTCCGAAGTCCACGCAGTCGTGGATAAGCTCGACCGCGGCGTCTTTCCCGGTGCGTTCTGCAAGATCGGTGCCGACATCCTCACTGGCAACCCTGAGAAGTGTAACATCATCCACTCCGACGGCTCTGGCACGAAATCGACCCTCGCTTACTTGCACTACAAGGAAACAGGCGATCCGACAGGCTTCCGCAAGACCGCTCAAGACAGCCTCGTCATGAACATCGACGACCTGCTCTGTGTCGGCGCGATCAACGGCATCCTCATTTCCAGCACCGTCAACCGCAATGCCCGCGCCATCCCAGGCGAAGCACTCGGCCAACTCATCTCCGGCACCGAAGACTTTCTCGCCACCATGCGCGACTACGGCGTCGGCGTCCACAGTGGCGGCGGCGAAACAGCTGACGTCGGCGACCTCACTGGCACCGTCACCGTAGATTCCTGCGCAGTCGTCGTCATGGATCGCAAAGACGTAGTCGATAATGCCAACGTCAAGCCAGGCCTCGCCATCGTCGGCCTCGCATCCGCGGGACAAGCCACTTACGAAACATTTGAAAACTCCGGTATCGGCAGCAATGGCCTGACCAGCGCGCGCCACGACTTGCTCAGTCCCTACTACCTCGAGAAATATCCCGAGACCGTCGATCCAACAACCGACAAGCAATACCTTTACTGCGGTCCTTACAAGATGACCGACATGCTGCCCGACTCCGACATGACTGTTGGTGACGCCATCATGAGCCCGACCCGCACCTACGCACCGATCATCAAGCAGCTCCTCGAAGAAGACCGCGAAAGCATCTACGGCATGGTGCACTGCTCCGGCGGCGGTCAAACCAAGTGCATCCGCTTCGGCACCGGCGTCCACCACATCAAGGACAACTTCCTGCCAATTCCTCCGATCTTCAAAGCGATCCAGAAGGCCAGTGGCACTAGCACCGAAGAGATGTTCCGCGTATACAACATGGGGCACCGTATGGAAATTTTCTGCGATCCAGAAGCCGCAGCTGGCATCATCGCCAAGAGCGAAGCCTTCGGCATTCCCGCGCAAATCATCGGACGCACCGAAGCCACACAAAAAGCCGACGGCCAAAACCACGTCACCATCGTCCACGACGGCGAGACGCTGGAATACGAATTAAACCACTAGGCTCCTCCACTATCCAGTATTAGGCCGCTACCCACTGGCCTCTATCGTCTAGTCTCAGGTCTACCCGCCTTGAACTTGCTCACCTTCATACGCCGACTCGGTCGGCTGCTACTACTCCTCTGCAGTTGCTTGCTCCTCACAGGGCCTCAGCTACTGCTGCAGCTTGGGGCATGGAGTTGGATGGTCGCGAGCTACTCGCAGGAAAGCAGCATCGAGCAAGCCTTTGCCGATACCTTTGGCGGCGAGCGCCCCTGTGAACTCTGTAAGCTGATTACAGCAGTTGATGCCGAGCAGGAGACCACCCCGATCAAAGAGTCAACCGAGGTAAAAAGCCTCAAACTACTCCTCGGCCAAGCTGAGCGCCTCAGCCTCGCTCCCACATATTTTATCGCCGCCAAGCGCGGCAACAGTGATCAATCCGGCCGACTGCGGCACTCAGATGTGCCCATTCCGCCGCCGCGACTCGTTTAGCGAGCAATCGCTACTGCCGCGTATTCAGCTTTGTGTTTTTTAGGGCATCGGAGCAAAAACCTGAGATCGTAGGTGGCTTCCTTTAGGTGGCCACCCGCTTGGAGAAAATGCTACCCATCGCCGTGTCGATCGAGCACCTAAAGGAACTCGACTACCCTTTTCACAAACCATCATACGCGTCGAAAATCAGACACTTCCGCCCCAGAGCGAGCTTGCGGATCTAATTCAATAAGTAGGGGCTTTGCTTGCGAAGACCGCGACCACTCCAAGCTGGATCGCCCCTGAGTAACGCCAGCCCCCTTCGTTAGCTCCGAAAAGCGATCAGCTACTCAGCAATCAGCCGATCAATCACTACCCAACCATCGGCACAGCCGATCATACAATGAACACATTTATACAAACTACACTACTACTCACCACACTCACTGCGGCCACCAGCGCCGCCTACGCCGCGCCAGCATTCAGCTGTTGCGCCACCGATGAGAACCATGTCGGACGTCCCGATGACCACGCACCCATTTCAGTGATGGGCGATCACACGCATGCCAAAGGCGGCTGGATGATGTCCTACCGCTACATGCATATGGATATGGACGGCATGCGCCACGGGAACGATCGCGTTTCCTCTCAAGATGTCTTCGATGCTGGCTACACTGTAACTCCTGAATCGATGTCGATGGACATGCACATGCTCGGGTTCATGTATGCGCCGACTGACAAACTAACACTCATGCTCATGGGCAACTACACAGAGACCGAAATGGATCATAAAATCGTCAATCAAATGGCGGCGAATATGATGAACAACGGCAACCGTAAGTTCACCACAAACACCAGCGGCATCGGCGACGTCAAAGTCGGCGGCCTCTATCGTTTCTATCTCGAAGAAAACCGTAAAGCACACGCAGGCCTCAGCTTGAGCCTACCAACCGGCTCGATCGACAAGAAAG of Lentimonas sp. CC4 contains these proteins:
- a CDS encoding mechanosensitive ion channel family protein, with the translated sequence MPTEQLEEINALKDKIILYLVENGTSIAVQILVAALIIAIGFWLAKKIAGLIIKVCDKRNIDVTLARFFAGFSKLIIIAFAVIISLSQIGFEITPFVALLGASAFGLSLAVQGPVSNYGAGIVLIITRPFVVGDTLTINGLTGIVDCVNLGNTQLINEDEERTTIPNRCVLGEIFTNSYNYSIVEAVVGIDYAADPEAAIQCITKAVQSVKGISPDRAPDVGIEDFGDSSINIGYRVWVPTNSYHRTRYTVNMAVFKALQKANITIPFPQRDVHLIQPKAE
- the cmk gene encoding (d)CMP kinase, coding for MSASSAFKIIAVDGGAATGKSSTSRAIAERLNLMHVDTGAHYRTLTYALLDAGANSESPEAIPALLESLKLDTTIKGRSALLSINGHVPADAEIRSPEVNGNVSKFAAIESVREFLFNYQRSQADVAREHPEFSGLIMEGRDIGSIIFPNAEFRFFLFADEATRAARRAKDGQTDSIAERDKRDSQRKTAPLVCPEGATRVDTGPLPLEGVVDHICGIITENRV
- a CDS encoding GxxExxY protein; the protein is MDVNQTKEIVFKIVGAAMTVHNAIGHGLREKTYERALVVEFQHVGINYDQQHRYPVLYRDVKVDEYIPDLEVEDFIVVDTKVVTKIHDDDIGQIINYLKITGKSTGLILNFKHPKLEWRKVTYNPSSPS
- a CDS encoding lysophospholipid acyltransferase family protein codes for the protein MSQPRPKIPFFYECVRVTADWFFSTFYDYSTSGMRNVPLTGSAIFAANHISFYDPPAIGAQVYRPFNYFARDTLYKGLFGKALLKLETIPVARNNADVKSLKALFKALKKQGAVAMYPEGTRSVDGKLAEPKPGAGMIACKSRATVIPTRIFGTFEAYGRNHKLPTLGGPIHIAYGKPMTTAEIDPGKDHPERYLEASRRIMARIAELQPPVQTIV
- a CDS encoding four helix bundle protein; its protein translation is MSNLKDFEDMKVWQDAQALACEVYQDFRHTKDFSFKDQITRAAVSVSNNVAEGAERSTATEFSRFLDIAKGSTGEVRSMYRLAQRLKLLSPEIVEQRAELCLEISKQLAGFAKYLRKK
- a CDS encoding AIR synthase-related protein, giving the protein MSNLNDRYAQRGVSSSKSEVHAVVDKLDRGVFPGAFCKIGADILTGNPEKCNIIHSDGSGTKSTLAYLHYKETGDPTGFRKTAQDSLVMNIDDLLCVGAINGILISSTVNRNARAIPGEALGQLISGTEDFLATMRDYGVGVHSGGGETADVGDLTGTVTVDSCAVVVMDRKDVVDNANVKPGLAIVGLASAGQATYETFENSGIGSNGLTSARHDLLSPYYLEKYPETVDPTTDKQYLYCGPYKMTDMLPDSDMTVGDAIMSPTRTYAPIIKQLLEEDRESIYGMVHCSGGGQTKCIRFGTGVHHIKDNFLPIPPIFKAIQKASGTSTEEMFRVYNMGHRMEIFCDPEAAAGIIAKSEAFGIPAQIIGRTEATQKADGQNHVTIVHDGETLEYELNH
- a CDS encoding transporter, with product MNTFIQTTLLLTTLTAATSAAYAAPAFSCCATDENHVGRPDDHAPISVMGDHTHAKGGWMMSYRYMHMDMDGMRHGNDRVSSQDVFDAGYTVTPESMSMDMHMLGFMYAPTDKLTLMLMGNYTETEMDHKIVNQMAANMMNNGNRKFTTNTSGIGDVKVGGLYRFYLEENRKAHAGLSLSLPTGSIDKKDKTPAMGGGANQQLPAPMQLGSGTYDLLPSLTYVQQFESWSYGAQANAVIRLESENDNGYRLGNVFGATTWAGTNLNEWVGLNTGLSYTYTSKLKGDQDDINQGPMMGRDTVTTAYEDNYGGERLDAIFGINFYVPSGTLKGQRIALDLRLPLWQDLNGYQLETDTVLTLGWQMAF